The following coding sequences are from one Bradyrhizobium sp. 200 window:
- a CDS encoding polyprenyl synthetase family protein, which produces MTTATADFAKRLDQTAEDTEALLAKLLSDTLLPDEITRPKRLMDAMRYSSLGGGKRLRPFLVVESSAVFGVPREAALLVGAALECIHCYSLIHDDLPAMDNSDLRRGRPTLHKKTDDATAILAGDGLLTLAFDIVTRDEIHKDATVRLLLTRALARASGIGGMVGGQILDLAGEGRFGDREPVDVARLQQMKTGALLRYGCISGAILGQSTPKEYQVLDDYGRALGEAFQIADDLLDVEGDAAALGKQTGQDAALGKTTFVTQLGIDGAKQRVRDLLARADSALSIFGTKGDVLRAAARFVAERKN; this is translated from the coding sequence ATGACCACCGCCACCGCCGATTTTGCCAAGCGCCTGGACCAGACCGCGGAGGACACCGAAGCCCTGCTGGCGAAGCTGTTGTCCGATACGCTGCTGCCCGACGAGATCACCCGGCCGAAGCGGCTGATGGACGCGATGCGCTATTCCAGCCTCGGCGGCGGAAAGCGGCTGCGCCCCTTTCTGGTGGTCGAAAGTTCGGCGGTGTTCGGCGTTCCGCGCGAAGCGGCCCTGCTGGTCGGCGCCGCGCTGGAATGCATCCATTGCTATTCGCTGATCCATGACGATCTGCCGGCGATGGACAACAGCGACCTGCGCCGCGGCCGGCCCACGCTGCACAAGAAGACCGACGACGCCACCGCGATCCTTGCCGGCGACGGGCTCTTGACGCTGGCCTTCGACATCGTCACCCGCGACGAGATCCACAAGGACGCCACGGTGCGCCTGCTCCTGACGCGTGCGCTGGCGCGCGCCTCCGGCATTGGCGGCATGGTCGGCGGCCAGATCCTCGACCTCGCCGGCGAAGGCCGGTTCGGCGACCGGGAACCGGTCGACGTGGCGCGGCTGCAGCAGATGAAGACCGGGGCGCTGTTGCGCTATGGCTGCATCTCAGGCGCGATCCTCGGCCAGTCCACGCCGAAGGAATACCAGGTGCTCGACGATTACGGCCGCGCGCTCGGCGAGGCCTTCCAGATCGCCGACGACCTGCTCGACGTCGAGGGCGACGCCGCCGCACTCGGCAAGCAGACCGGCCAGGATGCGGCGCTCGGCAAGACTACCTTCGTCACCCAGCTCGGCATCGACGGCGCCAAGCAGCGCGTGCGCGATCTCTTGGCGCGCGCCGATTCCGCGCTGTCAATCTTCGGGACAAAGGGCGACGTATTGCGGGCAGCCGCACGCTTCGTCGCGGAGCGCAAGAACTAG
- the mtgA gene encoding monofunctional biosynthetic peptidoglycan transglycosylase, with amino-acid sequence MRIIRILVLILLAVLLLPYLLTPLYRTGHPVSALMAWRWLKGAPVSRQWVDFNAISPYLPRSVVGSEDAKFCSHRGIDWDALQDAIDDAEDGEPARGGSTITQQVAKNLFLWPGRSVVRKALELPLAMWIDFVLPKQRILEIYLNIAELGPSGQFGAGAGSMYAFGRSAATLSAREAALLAAILPNPVRRSARNPGPGVRRLAGTYMARAGAVQRCWSENRAF; translated from the coding sequence TTGCGCATTATCCGAATTTTAGTGCTGATCCTGCTTGCGGTGCTGTTGCTGCCTTATCTGCTGACGCCGCTCTACCGAACGGGCCATCCGGTGTCGGCGCTGATGGCCTGGCGCTGGCTCAAGGGCGCGCCGGTGTCCCGGCAATGGGTCGATTTCAACGCGATTTCACCCTATCTGCCGCGCTCGGTGGTGGGATCCGAGGACGCCAAATTCTGCAGCCATCGCGGGATCGATTGGGACGCGCTGCAGGACGCGATCGACGATGCCGAGGACGGCGAGCCTGCCCGCGGTGGATCGACCATCACCCAGCAGGTCGCGAAAAACCTGTTCCTGTGGCCGGGCCGCAGCGTGGTCCGCAAGGCGCTGGAACTACCGCTTGCGATGTGGATCGATTTCGTATTGCCCAAGCAGCGGATCCTGGAAATCTATCTCAACATCGCCGAACTCGGCCCGTCCGGGCAGTTCGGAGCCGGGGCCGGGTCGATGTACGCGTTCGGCCGCTCGGCCGCGACCCTTTCGGCGCGCGAGGCCGCCCTGCTGGCGGCGATCCTGCCCAATCCTGTCAGGCGCAGCGCCCGCAACCCCGGCCCCGGGGTGCGCCGTCTGGCCGGGACCTATATGGCGCGGGCAGGCGCGGTACAGCGCTGCTGGAGCGAAAATCGTGCTTTTTGA
- a CDS encoding DUF1345 domain-containing protein — MNKEFEEHLVRFRNLPLPVRVVYGRPRTFIAIAVGAIVFFLLPDTRRLATRLIVGWDVFAALYLVLAYIMMLRCDVAHIRRSAVLQDDGRFLLLLLTAFGALASLGAIVFELGALKGNPAGLILATVTIVLSWVLVHTAFALHYAHDFYRGSKAGGLQFPSGEPHEDADYWDFVYFSFVIGMTAQVSDVGITDRVIRRTATVHGIISFVFNTALIALMVNIAGSAI; from the coding sequence ATGAACAAGGAATTCGAAGAGCACCTTGTTCGGTTCCGCAACCTGCCGCTGCCGGTTCGCGTGGTCTACGGGCGGCCGCGCACCTTCATCGCGATCGCGGTCGGCGCTATCGTATTCTTCCTGCTGCCTGACACGCGGCGGCTGGCGACGCGTCTCATCGTCGGATGGGATGTCTTCGCCGCCCTGTATCTCGTACTCGCCTACATCATGATGTTGCGCTGCGACGTCGCCCATATCCGCCGCAGCGCGGTGTTGCAGGATGATGGGCGTTTCCTGCTGCTGCTGTTGACCGCGTTCGGCGCCCTCGCGAGCCTTGGCGCGATCGTGTTCGAGCTCGGCGCCTTGAAGGGCAATCCGGCCGGACTGATCCTGGCGACGGTGACGATCGTATTATCGTGGGTGCTGGTCCACACCGCCTTCGCGCTGCACTACGCCCATGATTTCTACCGCGGCAGCAAAGCGGGCGGCCTGCAGTTCCCGAGCGGCGAGCCGCACGAGGATGCGGACTATTGGGACTTCGTCTACTTCTCGTTCGTGATCGGCATGACCGCGCAGGTTTCCGACGTCGGCATCACCGACAGGGTCATCCGCCGCACCGCGACCGTGCACGGCATCATCTCGTTCGTGTTCAATACCGCGCTGATCGCGTTGATGGTCAATATCGCCGGGAGCGCGATTTAG